In the genome of Leptospira kanakyensis, one region contains:
- a CDS encoding heme o synthase produces MFRLWNQLTKPRVTVLVLATVLPGMYLGTSGYPSLWEIGITLLGTYLMSSASFILNQYIERERDAVMYRTKQRPIPSGEISPRFALALGVIVAILAFGILTYYINLLTAVCALSALLLYVFLYTIWLKPRTEQNIVIGGISGCIGPLIGYAAMANALPIQAWILFLMIFLWTPAHFWALAIFLKDDYEFAGIPMMPVVSGIQKTVNQIFLYAIAYSTSVIGFYFFDDRMGILFLLSAILLTVLILVFAYRLKLSGDKILAKRFFFFSIFHLFLVSLAIVIDSKI; encoded by the coding sequence ATGTTCCGTTTGTGGAACCAACTCACAAAACCTAGAGTCACTGTACTCGTCCTTGCCACCGTTCTTCCCGGTATGTATTTGGGAACTTCTGGATACCCATCGCTCTGGGAAATTGGAATCACTTTACTTGGAACTTATCTAATGAGTTCAGCATCTTTCATTCTCAATCAATACATTGAAAGGGAAAGAGATGCTGTGATGTATAGAACCAAACAAAGACCCATTCCTTCTGGTGAAATTTCACCCAGGTTTGCCTTGGCTCTAGGTGTGATCGTTGCCATCTTAGCATTCGGAATTTTAACATACTACATCAACCTTCTAACGGCCGTTTGTGCCCTTTCTGCTTTGCTTTTATATGTGTTTTTATATACGATCTGGTTAAAACCAAGAACAGAACAAAACATTGTGATTGGTGGCATTTCTGGATGTATTGGCCCGCTAATCGGTTATGCAGCCATGGCCAATGCTCTTCCTATCCAAGCTTGGATTTTGTTTTTAATGATTTTTCTTTGGACACCGGCGCACTTCTGGGCTCTTGCCATCTTCTTAAAAGATGATTACGAGTTTGCAGGAATTCCGATGATGCCTGTGGTTTCGGGGATTCAAAAAACTGTAAATCAAATCTTTCTTTATGCGATTGCTTATTCAACTTCAGTGATTGGGTTTTATTTTTTCGATGACCGAATGGGAATTCTTTTTTTACTTTCTGCCATTCTACTCACAGTTTTGATTTTGGTTTTTGCTTACCGATTGAAACTATCTGGGGATAAAATACTCGCAAAACGATTTTTCTTTTTTAGTATCTTTCATTTATTTTTGGTAAGTTTGGCAATTGTCATCGATTCAAAAATCTAG